taaaataaattaaattaaataaaaataactaaaaacaaatcttCAAGATTAAACCTTCAAGATAAAAAcatctacaaaatcacaaaacaaaataaatacaaaaaaatctaaaaccacaaaaccaaaaactaaccacaaaaactaaaaactaaaacaaaaatcaattaaataaaataaaaataaataaaaacaaatcttcaggataataaaaatatacaaaatcacaaaacaaaataaatacaaaaaatctaaaactacAAAACCAAAAGCTGaccaaaaacccaaaaactaaaaaaaataaataaattaaataaaataaaaataaataaataaaaacaaatcttcaaGATAAAATCTTCAGGAtaataaaaatctacaaaatcacaaaacaaaataaatacaaaaaatctaaaatcacaaaaccaaaaactaacctaaaaactaaaaaaaaaataaaaaaataaattaaataaaataaaaataaataaaaacaaatcttcaaGATAAAATCTTCAAGataaaaaatctacaaaatcacaaaacaaaataaatacaaaaaatctaaaaccacaaaaccaaaaactaaccaaaaaactaaaaactaaaaaataaatcaattaaataaaataaaaataaataaaaacaaatcttcaaGATAAAAccttcaagataaaaaaaatctacaaaatcacaaaacaaaataaatacaaaaaaaatctaaaaccacaAAACCTGACTAAAGGGGCATTTACAATTACAAAAGATGCCTTTAGCATGCTAAGTCGTGGCTCAGGTGTGAGCAAATTGTTCAGCACGCAGACAAAGTATGTTGTTTATGGAGCTCGTACTGTGCACCTCATGCTTTTGTTTGCTTGTGCTTTGCTGacagagtgtgtgcatgtgtgtttttataggGAACAAGGTCAGCGTTCAGAAGATTCCTCCCCCTCTTTGCGCCAACAGCCCATGAAGCAGTCACACTCCCAGCAATCCTTTGATAGTGCCATCTTGGATGGCAGCTTGCCTGATGAAAGTCTTTCTGTTGACAGTGATTTCAGCGACAACTTTGTTGTTCTCATGGACTCAGGTGTTTAGACACTACCAAGTTTTCAGactgtgatggaaaaaaagttgAGAAGACATTCCAGCTTAAGCTTGTATTGTGTTTATAGAATCAGGGATGGAGTCGATGCGTCCCAACAATACACCTGTGGGCAGTCGAGGCAGCCCGGCCCCGGGGACAGAAGGAGGCTCATCAGCTGATCTTAGCAGCTCCCTCTCGCAAAGTACTGAGGACATGTCTCAGGACATGGTGGGTTACTGTGATCCTAGAACAGATTTCATAGTCTGATTGAATTTGTCATCACTGTACTTTAGCACAGTACTCAGTACCTAGAGCAAGtatttgatcatttaatttttttgctgttttgcagTCTTCAGTGTTGTTACTGATCCTGAGTGGAACAGCTTGTACCATGGAGGCACAAGGTGAAGACCAAGTCATGGCGTTCCAAGCACAGAATCTGGCCAATGTGGAGTTGGGCAACGTCAAGCAGTCAGACCTTCTAGCTGGACAATTACAAGGTAGCCAGAGTTAGTGCTGCCATGTAAAAATCACTTCAGGCGTCTGCTAATCAGGGATTTGTTTACAAATCAGATGGTTTACTATTTGGCAGATTGCATCTCTCATGCAGGAAAAAGGCTTTTTTCAATTTggtttgtactttttaaaaccttaaaaagatGCTTAGTTTTCTTTGAACTAGGGTTGTGTGGAATAGCTTATGGGTTGTCAGTGTCCTGCCTGCAGTAATCCAAATGTAGTCTCTATATAATACACACAGGGTCTCAGCAAAGAGAGAAcctagtttgtttgtttgtaagcATTTAGCTGGGATGTAAGCGTTTGGCTGTTTTCTGCAGGTGAACCGATTCAGAGGCAGGACGGGCAGACGAACAGGGACACACCTGCACTGTGCATGCGGGCAGAAATGGGCCCATCTGCAGCTCAGCGCTCTGCTCTGGCCGAGTCGCTGGGCTTTCTGGACGTGAGGGTGCAAAACTGCCAGGCAGACCTGTTAGCCTCAACGGTGGCTAACATTGGTCCTTTCCTTGAAGATGAATTTAGTGTTGATGGACAGCCAATGAGGCTACAAGTGTGTAATGTCACCATTACTATGAAGGTAGGTTGACAATATCCCAATGACAGTATCACGTACCAATCCATTTTGAGCTTCACTCTTCAAATTTGATCATCATAAGTGCAGAATACATTTCATATACTATCACAATTTTTTGTTTCAGTAGTTGGCACATAGTTAGCATGTATGCTGTGGTGAGTCTTGTTTTTCCTTGTGTTTGATAAGTGTTCTTTTCCTGTTTCAGGACGATGGCCCCAGGATCTACCCTACATCCCCCCAACCCGTCCCGGCCAAATTTGTTATCGATCAGCTAGTCCTTGAGCGAGGTGATGATGGCTTTATGAGAATAAAaggtaaactttgttttttaacttaaattttgtgctatatttaaacatgtaatgaCGGCATTGTGACTACACCTAAATAGATAGAGAATCATGAACCTTAAAACCAGAGTTAACCTTCCTGCATCAGCTGTCAAAGCACTCAtctgtttccttcctgattgCAGCTGAAGGTGCAGACTCTAAATCCTCAGCAGATGTTCCTGTGGTTGGCTGTAATAACCCTAACAGCTACAACCATGTCCAACAGCAGTGTGACGTAAGTGAGACCAAGAAATTTTGGATTCTGTTTGAGTTTAAGCTCATTAAGTTTGTAGCCAAGATTTTAGAAATAACTGacatttttaccctttttttaatagtttttccCAATTtcctcaaaataaaataaagttccCAAATAGTCTaaaagttttttcatttttaaaggttgtcttgtcttgtttctagatttactttattaaaatctactaaaggtttttatatttttaatatggaATTCAACATTGAAATAGAAGCACATTTTCTGCTTCTATTGTGCTTCTCAGTATTATTTTGCTGATTATTTCGACACCCTTTCTAACTCCAAATGTGAGAACTGCGTATAGCATCTGGTtgctaaaatattttcaaatattttccaaaatattCAGCACATGACTTTAGTCACTGCTTTAGGGTCTAACAAACTCCAGTTACTCTTTGTTCAATGTTGTAAAATGAGTGAAGATGCTCATAAAAACTgaacagtgtgtgtttatgatgCTTTGAAAAGGTTAAAGTTTGCATTCTCTGTATTTTGGTCAAATTAAGACATTCAAATTCTGCTAGTGTTTTAGATGAGCACTGCCTCTGTTAAATACAGCCTTATCACTGGTGGCCTGTCACTTTTCCACATAAACAAAGCAGAGATGTGTCTAAGCACACAGGATTGTGTAATAGTGTTGTAATTACACCCATCTGTCGTAGAATCTGATGTACTGTAAACCCACTGGGTGGAAATTGCCAAGTCAAAGCATCAGCTGTCACTAATCAATCCAATAATCCTGCATTTGCAGAGACAAACCTTGGAGTCCCGGCTTTGTGATGCACAGGCTGCCCTCAACCAGGCCCTCGAGGAGAGAGAGCGCCTCCTTGTGGAAGTCAGGAAGTACAACCCCACGTTTACTCTCTGAGCGTCTTTGTGGTTGACTTCTGAATCTGGATGTGTCAGGCTGAACGTGAGGAATCAGCTAAGCTTATTCAAAGCATTTGTGGAATATTAACCTGAAATTGGAAGATGAATCTGAACCATGACTTTGGATCTCTTCCAATTTTGTTCACACTATttatgagatttaaaaagatcCTCTGTATTTGGTACTAAAAGGGGAACTGTAATTTAACTCTATTATAGGTAAATTAATGGtactattttttaaatctggcaGTCTAGATATTCCTCACTTCTGTGCAAAATGCTCATTTTCTCCAGTTTAT
This region of Melanotaenia boesemani isolate fMelBoe1 chromosome 13, fMelBoe1.pri, whole genome shotgun sequence genomic DNA includes:
- the LOC121650992 gene encoding UHRF1-binding protein 1-like isoform X3, producing MLSRGSGVSKLFSTQTKEQGQRSEDSSPSLRQQPMKQSHSQQSFDSAILDGSLPDESLSVDSDFSDNFVVLMDSESGMESMRPNNTPVGSRGSPAPGTEGGSSADLSSSLSQSTEDMSQDMSSVLLLILSGTACTMEAQGEDQVMAFQAQNLANVELGNVKQSDLLAGQLQGEPIQRQDGQTNRDTPALCMRAEMGPSAAQRSALAESLGFLDVRVQNCQADLLASTVANIGPFLEDEFSVDGQPMRLQVCNVTITMKDDGPRIYPTSPQPVPAKFVIDQLVLERGDDGFMRIKETNLGVPAL
- the LOC121650992 gene encoding UHRF1-binding protein 1-like isoform X1 translates to MLSRGSGVSKLFSTQTKEQGQRSEDSSPSLRQQPMKQSHSQQSFDSAILDGSLPDESLSVDSDFSDNFVVLMDSESGMESMRPNNTPVGSRGSPAPGTEGGSSADLSSSLSQSTEDMSQDMSSVLLLILSGTACTMEAQGEDQVMAFQAQNLANVELGNVKQSDLLAGQLQGEPIQRQDGQTNRDTPALCMRAEMGPSAAQRSALAESLGFLDVRVQNCQADLLASTVANIGPFLEDEFSVDGQPMRLQVCNVTITMKDDGPRIYPTSPQPVPAKFVIDQLVLERGDDGFMRIKAEGADSKSSADVPVVGCNNPNSYNHVQQQCDRQTLESRLCDAQAALNQALEERERLLVEVRKYNPTFTL
- the LOC121650992 gene encoding UHRF1-binding protein 1-like isoform X4 codes for the protein MLSRGSGVSKLFSTQTKEQGQRSEDSSPSLRQQPMKQSHSQQSFDSAILDGSLPDESLSVDSDFSDNFVVLMDSESGMESMRPNNTPVGSRGSPAPGTEGGSSADLSSSLSQSTEDMSQDMSSVLLLILSGTACTMEAQGEDQVMAFQAQNLANVELGNVKQSDLLAGQLQGEPIQRQDGQTNRDTPALCMRAEMGPSAAQRSALAESLGFLDVRVQNCQADLLASTVANIGPFLEDEFSVDGQPMRLQVCNVTITMKDDGPRIYPTSPQPVPAKFVIDQLVLERETNLGVPAL
- the LOC121650992 gene encoding UHRF1-binding protein 1-like isoform X2 translates to MLSRGSGVSKLFSTQTKEQGQRSEDSSPSLRQQPMKQSHSQQSFDSAILDGSLPDESLSVDSDFSDNFVVLMDSGMESMRPNNTPVGSRGSPAPGTEGGSSADLSSSLSQSTEDMSQDMSSVLLLILSGTACTMEAQGEDQVMAFQAQNLANVELGNVKQSDLLAGQLQGEPIQRQDGQTNRDTPALCMRAEMGPSAAQRSALAESLGFLDVRVQNCQADLLASTVANIGPFLEDEFSVDGQPMRLQVCNVTITMKDDGPRIYPTSPQPVPAKFVIDQLVLERGDDGFMRIKAEGADSKSSADVPVVGCNNPNSYNHVQQQCDRQTLESRLCDAQAALNQALEERERLLVEVRKYNPTFTL